From Microbacterium pseudoresistens, the proteins below share one genomic window:
- a CDS encoding glycosyltransferase has translation MTTYLLAGGGTAGHVNPLLAVADGILAREESARVLVLGTREGLESRLVPERGYELLIVDKVPFPRRPDGAALAFPARFRRAIAQVRGYIREHAVDVVVGFGGYASAPAYVAARREGVPFVVHEANARPGLANVLGARRAAGVGVAFAGTPLRGGEVVGMPLRREIVDLDRAALREEAAAEFGLDPKRPVLLVFGGSLGAQRLNEAFAGSWQDVREAGWQLLHVTGERSTQEDPAAEGYALRRYIDRMDLAFALADLIVSRAGSATVSEISALGIPAVYVPYAVGNGEQRLNADSAVRAGAAVIIDDAAFTPDRVRSEVIPLLGDEERRAAMTRAAENVGSRTGTEDLIALVDRALGRS, from the coding sequence GTGACCACCTATCTGCTGGCCGGCGGCGGGACCGCCGGCCATGTCAATCCGCTGCTCGCCGTGGCCGACGGCATCCTCGCCCGTGAGGAATCGGCGCGGGTGCTCGTGCTCGGCACGCGCGAGGGGCTGGAGTCCCGTCTCGTGCCCGAGCGAGGATACGAGCTGCTGATCGTCGACAAGGTTCCCTTCCCGCGGCGCCCGGACGGCGCGGCCCTCGCCTTCCCCGCGCGATTCCGGCGCGCGATCGCTCAGGTGCGCGGATACATCCGCGAGCACGCTGTGGACGTCGTCGTTGGGTTCGGCGGGTACGCATCCGCTCCGGCGTACGTCGCGGCGCGACGCGAGGGCGTGCCCTTCGTCGTGCACGAGGCCAACGCACGCCCTGGCCTGGCCAATGTGCTGGGCGCACGGCGCGCCGCGGGCGTCGGCGTCGCGTTCGCCGGCACGCCGCTGCGCGGAGGCGAGGTCGTGGGCATGCCGCTGCGGCGCGAGATCGTCGACCTCGACCGCGCGGCACTGCGCGAAGAGGCTGCGGCGGAGTTCGGCCTGGATCCGAAGCGCCCCGTGCTGCTCGTCTTCGGCGGGTCTCTCGGCGCCCAGCGGCTCAACGAGGCGTTCGCCGGATCGTGGCAGGACGTGCGGGAGGCCGGCTGGCAGCTGCTGCATGTCACGGGGGAGCGCTCCACGCAGGAGGATCCCGCCGCGGAGGGCTACGCGCTGCGCCGCTACATCGACCGGATGGACCTGGCCTTCGCACTCGCGGACCTCATCGTCTCGCGCGCCGGGTCCGCCACGGTCAGCGAGATCAGTGCACTGGGCATCCCTGCCGTCTACGTGCCGTACGCCGTGGGCAATGGAGAGCAGCGGCTCAACGCCGACTCGGCCGTGCGCGCCGGCGCCGCCGTCATCATCGACGACGCCGCGTTCACCCCGGACCGCGTGCGCTCCGAGGTCATCCCGCTGCTCGGTGACGAAGAGCGCCGTGCGGCCATGACCAGGGCTGCCGAGAACGTGGGTTCGCGCACCGGGACCGAGGATCTCATCGCGCTCGTCGACCGCGCGCTCGGTCGATCCTGA
- the ftsZ gene encoding cell division protein FtsZ: MSQNQNYLAVIKVVGVGGGGVNAVNRMIDLGLRGVEFIAVNTDAQALLMSDADVKLDVGRELTRGLGAGADPEVGRRAAEDHAEEIEQALTGADMVFVTAGEGGGTGTGGAPVVARIAKSIGALTIGVVTKPFSFEGRRRQSQAEAGVSKLKEEVDTLIVVPNDRLLEISDRGISMIEAFATADQVLLAGVQGITDLITTPGLINLDFADVKSVMQGAGSALMGIGSARGADRAIKAAELAVESPLLEASIEGAHGVLLSIQGGSNLGIFEIHDAADLVKEAAHPEANIIFGTVIDDTLGDEVRVTVIAAGFDGGEPSLRLDPMVVSRPSAADVVASRDDDADGDDARASSEDAAAPASPVPAPVVSTGFEPAFSDDDIDIPEFLK; this comes from the coding sequence ATGAGCCAGAACCAGAACTACCTCGCCGTGATCAAGGTCGTCGGCGTCGGCGGTGGTGGCGTCAACGCCGTCAACCGCATGATCGATCTCGGGCTGCGCGGAGTCGAGTTCATCGCCGTGAACACCGATGCGCAGGCACTGCTCATGAGCGATGCCGATGTGAAGCTCGACGTGGGCCGCGAACTCACCCGCGGTCTCGGGGCGGGCGCCGATCCCGAGGTCGGCCGTCGTGCCGCCGAGGATCACGCCGAAGAGATCGAGCAGGCGCTCACCGGCGCCGACATGGTCTTCGTCACCGCGGGCGAGGGAGGCGGCACGGGCACCGGCGGCGCGCCGGTGGTCGCACGCATCGCCAAATCCATCGGCGCACTGACGATCGGTGTCGTCACCAAGCCGTTCTCCTTCGAGGGGCGACGCAGGCAGAGCCAGGCCGAGGCGGGCGTGTCCAAACTGAAGGAAGAGGTCGACACCCTCATCGTCGTGCCGAACGACCGGCTGCTGGAGATCAGTGACCGCGGCATCTCGATGATCGAGGCATTCGCCACGGCCGATCAGGTGCTCCTCGCCGGCGTGCAGGGCATCACCGACCTCATCACCACGCCGGGTCTCATCAACCTCGACTTCGCCGACGTGAAGTCGGTCATGCAGGGGGCGGGGTCCGCGCTCATGGGCATCGGCTCCGCGCGCGGAGCGGATCGGGCGATCAAGGCCGCCGAACTCGCCGTCGAGTCGCCGCTGCTGGAGGCGTCCATCGAGGGCGCGCACGGCGTGCTGCTCTCGATCCAGGGCGGATCCAACCTCGGCATCTTCGAGATCCACGATGCCGCCGACCTCGTCAAGGAGGCCGCCCACCCGGAGGCGAACATCATCTTCGGAACCGTCATCGACGACACCCTCGGCGACGAGGTGCGCGTCACGGTCATCGCCGCGGGCTTCGACGGCGGCGAGCCCTCGCTGCGGCTCGACCCGATGGTGGTCTCGCGTCCGTCCGCGGCTGATGTCGTGGCGAGCCGCGATGACGACGCCGACGGCGATGACGCGCGCGCGTCGTCCGAGGACGCCGCCGCTCCCGCATCTCCCGTGCCCGCTCCCGTCGTCTCCACGGGATTCGAGCCGGCGTTCAGCGACGACGACATCGACATCCCCGAGTTCCTGAAGTAG
- a CDS encoding FtsQ-type POTRA domain-containing protein, with amino-acid sequence MTAETDRPLSGRDVWRAAKARRRTLRAEIRRFTQRSRRRRIAWAAGIGVALLVVAGSAAAAYSPLFAVEKITVVGTKFLDPAAVEAALEAQKGVPLALVSSSEVKAALVQFPLIETYGLEAKPPHELTVRIVERTPVGVLESNAGFAVVDGAGVVLSTTEERPAGYALIEVRGGTSSDAFTAAGTVMRSLSEALRAQVDVVRASSIDDVTLVLTSGTSVVWGSAERSGDKALRLEKLMAAVPGQSVYDVSAPDAVSVG; translated from the coding sequence GTGACGGCCGAGACCGATCGCCCGCTGAGCGGACGCGATGTGTGGCGCGCAGCCAAGGCCCGCCGCCGCACCCTGCGCGCGGAGATCCGCCGGTTCACCCAGCGCTCGCGCCGTCGCCGCATCGCCTGGGCGGCGGGCATCGGCGTCGCGCTGCTCGTCGTGGCAGGAAGCGCGGCGGCGGCCTACAGCCCGCTGTTCGCCGTGGAGAAGATCACGGTCGTCGGCACGAAGTTCCTCGATCCGGCCGCGGTCGAAGCCGCGCTGGAGGCGCAGAAGGGCGTGCCCCTTGCGCTCGTCTCCTCGAGCGAGGTCAAGGCCGCGCTCGTGCAGTTCCCGCTCATCGAGACCTACGGGCTGGAGGCCAAGCCTCCGCACGAGCTCACGGTGCGCATCGTCGAGCGCACTCCCGTCGGCGTTCTCGAGAGCAATGCGGGTTTCGCCGTGGTCGACGGGGCCGGCGTCGTCCTGTCGACGACCGAAGAACGTCCCGCGGGGTACGCGCTCATCGAGGTCAGGGGCGGCACCTCGTCGGATGCCTTCACGGCGGCGGGCACCGTCATGCGCTCGCTCTCCGAAGCGCTGCGGGCCCAGGTGGACGTGGTGCGAGCATCGTCGATCGACGACGTGACGCTCGTGCTGACCTCGGGCACGTCGGTCGTCTGGGGCAGTGCGGAGCGCTCGGGCGACAAGGCGCTGCGGTTGGAGAAGCTCATGGCCGCCGTCCCCGGCCAGAGCGTGTACGACGTGTCGGCGCCCGACGCCGTCTCCGTCGGTTAG
- the mraY gene encoding phospho-N-acetylmuramoyl-pentapeptide-transferase, which produces MRSLLTAAAISLAFTLFLTPVFLRLFRKWGWGQVIRTPEAIENPSHETKRGTPSMGGTIFIAGSLVGYGIGTFTGGSYPTASGLLVLWLMVGFGAVGFIDDYMKVRSQRSGGLSGWRKIVGQLLVVLPFGIVALTTTNGYGKAPASEFISLFRDIPALWLFALGPIVGWLLYLAWLSLIGVASSNAVNLTDGLDGLAAGAGVFVIGAYSLISFWQFKQSCVAAALESSVQDGCYDVANPFDLAVVSASFVGALIGFLWWNAPKAKVFMGDVGSMAIGGVIAAMAILTRAELLLPLLAGVFVIAPGSVIVQLTYFKLTRGKRLFLQSPFHHHLEMRGWPEATIVVRMWIISGLLAVSAVGLFYVEWLTRS; this is translated from the coding sequence GTGAGGTCCCTGCTAACGGCTGCCGCGATATCGCTGGCCTTCACCCTCTTCCTGACGCCGGTGTTCCTGCGCCTGTTCCGGAAGTGGGGCTGGGGGCAGGTGATCCGCACTCCCGAGGCGATCGAGAACCCGAGCCACGAGACCAAGCGCGGCACGCCCAGCATGGGCGGGACGATCTTCATCGCGGGCTCGCTCGTCGGATACGGGATCGGCACGTTCACCGGCGGCAGCTATCCGACCGCCTCCGGCCTTCTCGTGCTGTGGCTCATGGTCGGATTCGGCGCGGTCGGATTCATCGACGACTACATGAAGGTGCGCAGCCAGCGCAGCGGCGGCCTGTCGGGCTGGCGGAAGATCGTCGGCCAGCTGCTCGTCGTGCTCCCCTTCGGGATCGTGGCGCTCACGACGACGAACGGCTACGGCAAGGCGCCTGCGAGCGAGTTCATCTCGCTGTTCCGCGACATCCCGGCGCTGTGGCTGTTCGCCCTCGGCCCGATCGTGGGCTGGTTGCTGTACCTCGCCTGGCTCTCGCTCATCGGCGTCGCCTCGTCGAACGCCGTCAACCTCACCGACGGCCTCGACGGGCTCGCGGCGGGTGCGGGCGTCTTCGTGATCGGCGCGTACAGCCTCATCTCGTTCTGGCAGTTCAAGCAGTCGTGCGTGGCCGCGGCGCTGGAGTCCTCGGTGCAGGACGGCTGCTACGACGTGGCCAATCCCTTCGATCTGGCCGTCGTGTCGGCCTCGTTCGTCGGCGCCCTCATCGGCTTCCTGTGGTGGAACGCGCCCAAGGCGAAGGTGTTCATGGGAGATGTCGGATCGATGGCGATCGGCGGGGTGATCGCGGCGATGGCGATCCTCACCCGGGCGGAGCTGCTGCTGCCGCTGCTCGCCGGCGTCTTCGTCATCGCCCCCGGATCGGTCATCGTGCAGCTCACCTACTTCAAGCTCACCCGCGGCAAGCGGCTCTTCCTGCAGAGCCCGTTCCACCATCACCTCGAGATGCGGGGATGGCCCGAGGCGACGATCGTCGTGCGGATGTGGATCATCTCCGGACTCCTCGCCGTCTCGGCCGTGGGCTTGTTCTACGTCGAATGGCTCACCCGGTCATGA
- the murC gene encoding UDP-N-acetylmuramate--L-alanine ligase — translation MIRPDLSLPIPDEIRSAHFIGVGGSGMSGLARMFLDAGIRVSGSDRADSDNLRALAALGATVHVGHDAAHLGDADTVVHTGAIWPENPEFVTAKERGLHVIHRSQALHWLIRGHRLVSVAGAHGKTSSTGMIVTALQALGADPSFVNGGVIEQLGLSSGSGADDLFVIEADESDGTFLLYDTSIAVITNVDPDHLDFFGSEEAFHDAFIRFANEADEAVVISSDDPGAQRVRAGVTHPQVLTFGFADAADVRISDVTTEGAVAATLTHGAESVRMRLSVPGVHNVINAAGAVAVLRVLGYPLTDAARAMELFAGTVRRLELHGAERGVRVYDDYSHHPTEVRAALEAMRTIAGEGRVIAIQQPHTYSRTQHMYREFADVLESLADHTVMLDVYGAREDPVPGVTGELVSGAFADQGRVHFVADWQQAADYTASVVRDGDVVVTLGCGDVYQIIPQVLDALRRTSGV, via the coding sequence ATGATCAGACCCGACCTCTCCCTGCCGATCCCCGACGAGATCCGCTCCGCTCACTTCATCGGCGTCGGCGGATCGGGGATGAGTGGCCTCGCGCGCATGTTCCTCGATGCGGGCATCCGCGTGTCGGGCAGCGACCGCGCCGACAGCGACAATCTGCGCGCGCTCGCCGCGCTCGGCGCCACCGTGCACGTCGGTCACGACGCCGCTCACCTCGGCGATGCCGACACCGTCGTGCACACCGGCGCGATCTGGCCGGAGAACCCCGAGTTCGTCACGGCGAAGGAGCGCGGGCTGCATGTCATCCATCGCTCGCAGGCGCTGCACTGGCTCATCCGCGGTCACCGCCTCGTCTCCGTGGCGGGGGCGCACGGCAAGACGAGCTCGACGGGCATGATCGTCACGGCGCTGCAGGCGCTGGGCGCCGACCCCAGCTTCGTCAACGGCGGAGTGATCGAGCAGCTGGGGCTGTCGAGCGGTTCGGGCGCCGACGACCTCTTCGTGATCGAGGCGGACGAGTCCGACGGGACCTTCCTGCTGTACGACACGTCGATCGCGGTCATCACCAACGTCGACCCGGACCACCTGGACTTCTTCGGCTCGGAGGAGGCGTTCCACGACGCATTCATCCGGTTCGCGAACGAGGCGGACGAGGCGGTCGTGATCTCCAGCGACGATCCGGGCGCGCAGCGCGTGCGGGCCGGCGTCACCCATCCGCAGGTGCTCACCTTCGGATTCGCCGACGCCGCGGATGTGCGCATCTCCGACGTCACGACGGAGGGGGCCGTCGCAGCCACTCTCACGCACGGCGCGGAGAGCGTGCGGATGCGGCTGTCCGTGCCCGGTGTGCACAACGTGATCAACGCCGCCGGTGCCGTGGCCGTGCTGCGAGTGCTGGGGTATCCGCTCACCGACGCCGCGCGGGCGATGGAGCTCTTCGCGGGCACGGTGCGTCGCCTCGAGCTGCACGGCGCCGAGCGCGGCGTGCGCGTGTACGACGATTACTCGCACCACCCCACGGAGGTGCGTGCCGCACTCGAGGCGATGCGCACGATCGCGGGGGAGGGGCGGGTGATCGCCATCCAGCAGCCGCACACCTACTCGCGCACCCAGCACATGTATCGCGAGTTCGCCGACGTGCTGGAGAGCCTCGCCGATCACACCGTCATGCTCGACGTCTACGGGGCCAGGGAGGATCCGGTGCCCGGCGTCACCGGCGAGCTCGTGAGCGGCGCATTCGCCGACCAGGGGCGCGTGCACTTCGTGGCCGACTGGCAGCAGGCCGCCGACTACACGGCGTCGGTCGTTCGCGACGGCGACGTCGTGGTGACCCTCGGCTGCGGCGACGTGTACCAGATCATTCCGCAGGTGCTCGACGCCCTGCGACGCACCTCCGGGGTCTGA
- the ftsW gene encoding putative lipid II flippase FtsW — protein sequence MTQVARPGTSADRDDARGLAARVRLGKIFAPVPSEFLLIASTALLLTVFGLVMVLSATSATAAANGEGPYDTVLRQGMFALVGVPAMFIISRFPLGFWKKIAWPALIVTTVFQLLVFTPLGVENDGNRNWILIAGQNIQPSEFLKLSLALWAGIILSRKEKLLRLWKHVFIPLVPVTALVIATVMAGHDLGTAMILFLVVLGALFFSGVRLRIFILPLILSVIAVGVLVLTSERRMSQVASLFDRDNVDCYYAAGGCWQQLHAVWGMASGGVFGLGLGNSREKYGWLPAASNDYIFAIVGEELGLIGCAVVLALFALLAVGAFHVIRKTNDPFVRIVSGAIVVWIIGQALINVGVVLRVFPVLGVPLPFMSQGGTSLVSVLLACGVLLAFARTLPAPGVQTPATMRGRVAR from the coding sequence ATGACGCAGGTGGCCCGCCCCGGGACGAGCGCTGACCGCGACGACGCCCGGGGACTCGCGGCGCGCGTCCGGCTCGGCAAGATCTTCGCTCCGGTCCCATCGGAGTTCCTCCTCATCGCCTCCACCGCGCTGCTGCTGACGGTGTTCGGCCTGGTCATGGTCCTCTCGGCGACCAGCGCGACCGCCGCGGCGAATGGCGAAGGCCCCTACGACACGGTGCTCCGCCAGGGCATGTTCGCGCTGGTGGGGGTGCCGGCGATGTTCATCATCAGCCGGTTCCCGCTGGGGTTCTGGAAGAAGATCGCCTGGCCCGCGCTCATCGTCACCACGGTCTTCCAGCTGCTCGTGTTCACCCCCCTCGGGGTCGAGAACGACGGAAACCGCAACTGGATCCTCATCGCGGGGCAGAACATCCAGCCCTCCGAGTTCCTCAAGCTGTCGCTGGCCCTGTGGGCGGGCATCATCCTGTCGCGCAAGGAGAAGCTGCTGCGGCTGTGGAAGCACGTGTTCATCCCGCTCGTGCCGGTCACCGCGCTCGTGATCGCCACCGTCATGGCGGGCCACGACCTCGGCACGGCCATGATCCTGTTCCTGGTGGTGCTCGGCGCCCTGTTCTTCTCGGGCGTGCGGCTGCGGATCTTCATCCTGCCGTTGATCCTCTCGGTGATCGCGGTGGGCGTACTCGTGCTCACCAGCGAACGACGGATGAGTCAGGTCGCGAGCCTGTTCGACCGCGACAACGTCGACTGCTACTACGCGGCGGGCGGATGCTGGCAGCAGCTGCACGCGGTGTGGGGCATGGCATCGGGGGGAGTCTTCGGCCTTGGTCTGGGCAACTCGCGCGAGAAGTACGGCTGGCTGCCCGCCGCGTCCAACGACTACATCTTCGCGATCGTCGGCGAAGAGCTCGGCCTCATCGGCTGCGCGGTCGTGCTCGCCCTGTTCGCGCTGCTCGCCGTCGGCGCCTTCCACGTGATCCGCAAGACGAACGACCCCTTCGTGCGGATCGTCTCCGGCGCCATCGTGGTGTGGATCATCGGACAGGCCCTCATCAACGTCGGCGTGGTGCTGCGGGTCTTCCCCGTGCTGGGCGTGCCCCTGCCGTTCATGTCGCAGGGCGGCACCTCGCTCGTCTCGGTGCTGCTGGCGTGCGGCGTGCTGCTCGCCTTCGCGCGCACCCTTCCGGCCCCGGGAGTGCAGACTCCAGCGACCATGCGGGGTAGGGTCGCTCGGTGA
- a CDS encoding UDP-N-acetylmuramoyl-tripeptide--D-alanyl-D-alanine ligase produces MIALSLGEIASLIGGKLHTTEMASADTIVSGTVDTDSRSLRAGDIFVAKPGEVTDGHRFVGAARESGAELAIVEHLVDEPIAQIVVADVIEALAVFARAVVARVRAQGRLRVVGVTGSNGKTTTKNFLARILSDEGPTVAPIASYNNEVGAPLTMLRVTDDTEYLVCEFGASAPGEIARLAGLVEPDVVVELMVGLAHAGGFGGIEETAKAKAELIAAAKPGGTAVLNLDDPRVAAMAEPARERGLQIVGFGQGDAEVRATGVDVDAAGTSFVVEIGAERIPVRLQVLGAHHVGNALAAIAATRALGVGPADAAARLETVEIAERWRMQPMGGEKVRIINDAYNASPDSMAAALRTLAQITGPDERTVAVLGAMSELGESAGDEHDRIGLLAVRLNIQRIVVVGDDARRLFLAAVGEGSWDGEAVHLPDAGAAFEYLRDELRPGDRVLVKSSNSAGLRFLGDRLGESFS; encoded by the coding sequence ATGATCGCCCTGTCTCTCGGTGAGATCGCCTCCCTGATCGGCGGCAAACTCCACACCACGGAGATGGCCTCTGCCGACACGATCGTCTCGGGCACGGTCGACACCGACTCGAGGTCCCTGCGCGCCGGCGACATCTTCGTCGCCAAGCCCGGAGAGGTCACCGACGGGCATCGCTTCGTCGGCGCCGCGCGCGAGAGCGGAGCCGAACTCGCGATCGTGGAGCACCTCGTCGACGAGCCCATCGCGCAGATCGTCGTCGCCGATGTCATCGAGGCGCTGGCCGTCTTCGCCCGCGCCGTCGTCGCGCGCGTGCGCGCGCAGGGGCGCCTGCGGGTCGTGGGCGTGACGGGATCGAACGGCAAGACGACGACCAAGAACTTCCTCGCGCGCATCCTCTCCGATGAAGGACCCACGGTCGCGCCGATCGCCTCGTACAACAACGAGGTCGGCGCGCCGCTCACGATGCTGCGCGTCACCGACGACACCGAATACCTTGTCTGCGAGTTCGGCGCGAGCGCCCCGGGCGAGATCGCCCGCCTGGCCGGGCTCGTCGAACCTGACGTCGTCGTCGAGCTCATGGTGGGCCTGGCCCACGCCGGCGGGTTCGGCGGCATCGAGGAGACCGCCAAGGCCAAGGCCGAGCTGATCGCCGCGGCGAAGCCCGGCGGCACCGCCGTGCTCAACCTCGACGACCCTCGGGTGGCGGCCATGGCGGAGCCGGCACGGGAGCGCGGCCTGCAGATCGTCGGCTTCGGCCAGGGCGACGCGGAGGTGCGCGCGACCGGTGTCGACGTCGACGCGGCGGGCACCTCGTTCGTCGTCGAGATCGGAGCCGAGCGCATCCCGGTCCGACTCCAGGTGCTCGGTGCGCACCACGTCGGCAACGCCCTCGCGGCGATCGCGGCGACGCGGGCGCTGGGGGTCGGCCCGGCCGATGCGGCCGCGCGGCTGGAGACCGTCGAGATCGCCGAGCGCTGGCGGATGCAGCCGATGGGCGGTGAGAAGGTGCGCATCATCAACGACGCGTACAACGCCAGCCCCGACTCGATGGCCGCCGCTCTGCGCACACTCGCGCAGATCACCGGGCCCGACGAGCGCACGGTGGCGGTGCTCGGCGCGATGAGCGAGCTGGGCGAGTCGGCCGGCGACGAGCACGACCGGATCGGCCTGCTCGCCGTGCGACTGAACATCCAGCGCATCGTGGTCGTGGGCGACGATGCCCGCCGGCTGTTCCTGGCGGCCGTGGGCGAGGGGTCGTGGGATGGCGAGGCCGTGCATCTGCCCGACGCCGGCGCAGCCTTCGAGTACCTGCGGGACGAGCTCCGCCCCGGTGATCGGGTGCTCGTGAAGTCCTCCAACTCTGCGGGGCTGCGGTTCCTCGGCGATCGTCTGGGAGAATCGTTCTCGTGA
- the murD gene encoding UDP-N-acetylmuramoyl-L-alanine--D-glutamate ligase, producing MTAGGSSSIDLDALTSWHADWSGLRVAVLGLSATGFSVADTLAELGADVLVVSEAASADHERLIPVIGARLHLGPLAEVPDELVAFDPQLVIASPGFAPSHPLIRWTQERGVALWGDVEFAWRVRDKVLRADGTPADWALITGTNGKTTTTRMTATMLVEGGLRAAPCGNIGVPVLDAVRDPGGFDALVVELSSHQLWYLGLSAPAGQPVPHASVCLNLADDHLVWHGSAEAYRAAKAVVYRNTTTACVYNKADVATRRMVEDADVTEGARAIGFDLGVPGPSDLGVVDGFVVDRAFLEERRTSALEITTIEALAGRGLSAPHMVQNVLAAAAIARSLGVEPEAIRRALEGFRLDPHRIEVVAQAAGVTWIDDSKATNPHAAESSLRAFPGAVWIVGGDLKGVDVSELVGGAGATAHAAVVIGVDREPVVAAFRRHAPAVTVVEVVPGDTEDVMTRVVEIAAGIAEDGDTVLLAPAAASFDQFSSYEDRGRRFAEAVREWMSRGSAHDAGGPPRDER from the coding sequence ATGACGGCCGGCGGTTCCTCTTCGATCGACCTCGACGCGCTGACCAGCTGGCATGCGGACTGGTCGGGTCTGCGCGTCGCCGTGCTGGGGCTGTCGGCCACGGGCTTCTCCGTCGCCGACACGCTCGCCGAGCTCGGCGCCGACGTGCTCGTGGTGTCCGAGGCGGCGAGCGCGGACCACGAACGCCTGATCCCGGTGATCGGGGCGCGACTGCACCTCGGCCCTCTCGCCGAGGTGCCGGATGAGCTGGTCGCCTTCGATCCCCAGCTCGTCATCGCCTCACCGGGGTTCGCGCCCTCGCACCCGCTCATCCGGTGGACCCAGGAGCGCGGGGTGGCGCTCTGGGGCGATGTGGAGTTCGCCTGGCGCGTGCGCGACAAGGTGCTGCGAGCTGACGGCACCCCCGCCGACTGGGCGCTCATCACGGGGACCAACGGCAAGACGACGACCACGCGGATGACCGCGACCATGCTCGTCGAAGGCGGGCTTCGCGCCGCCCCGTGCGGCAACATCGGCGTGCCCGTGCTCGACGCCGTGCGCGATCCGGGCGGGTTCGACGCGCTCGTCGTCGAGCTCTCCAGCCATCAGCTGTGGTATCTCGGGCTCAGCGCCCCGGCCGGGCAGCCCGTGCCGCACGCGTCGGTCTGCCTCAATCTCGCCGACGATCACCTCGTGTGGCACGGCAGCGCCGAGGCCTATCGCGCCGCGAAGGCCGTGGTCTACCGCAACACGACCACCGCCTGCGTGTACAACAAGGCCGACGTCGCCACTCGCCGCATGGTCGAGGACGCCGACGTGACCGAGGGCGCCCGCGCGATCGGATTCGACCTGGGGGTGCCAGGACCCAGCGATCTCGGGGTCGTCGACGGCTTCGTCGTCGATCGCGCCTTCCTCGAGGAGCGCCGCACCTCGGCGCTCGAGATCACCACGATCGAGGCCCTGGCCGGCCGGGGGCTGTCGGCGCCGCACATGGTGCAGAACGTGCTGGCGGCCGCCGCGATCGCGCGCTCGCTCGGCGTCGAGCCCGAGGCGATCCGCCGTGCGTTGGAGGGGTTCCGCCTCGACCCGCACCGGATCGAGGTCGTTGCGCAGGCCGCGGGGGTGACCTGGATCGACGACTCGAAGGCCACCAACCCCCACGCGGCGGAGTCGTCGCTGCGCGCCTTCCCGGGCGCGGTGTGGATCGTCGGCGGAGATCTGAAGGGCGTCGACGTGTCGGAGCTCGTCGGCGGCGCCGGAGCGACGGCGCACGCCGCGGTCGTGATCGGCGTGGATCGGGAGCCCGTCGTCGCGGCGTTCCGGCGACACGCGCCCGCGGTGACCGTCGTGGAGGTCGTCCCCGGCGACACTGAAGATGTCATGACCCGCGTCGTGGAGATCGCGGCGGGGATCGCGGAAGACGGCGACACCGTGCTGCTGGCACCCGCCGCCGCATCCTTCGACCAGTTCTCCTCGTACGAGGATCGTGGCCGCCGCTTCGCCGAAGCGGTGCGGGAGTGGATGAGCCGGGGGAGCGCGCATGACGCAGGTGGCCCGCCCCGGGACGAGCGCTGA